The Thermodesulfatator atlanticus DSM 21156 genome contains a region encoding:
- the lnt gene encoding apolipoprotein N-acyltransferase, with product MWAYGLSILAGVLLFLAHPKTSYSFLAFFGLAFALEAQRLNPRRSFSLAFLTGFCYFFGLLYWLTGVMTEFGGLMFPAALGVLALLCAYLSLYLAVPLWLSQKIGLLRASPLNAIFFAALLTAFEFLRAKVPIAFPWGYLGATQYQNLFLLQIASLGGIYAVSFVLFLCNYGAFALLSQQRAIPTLALVALVLVGAYVYGARALEQKSLQGTPQRIAIIQGNIPQNIKWDPKFQRETVAKYLALSQKVLKEKPEVIIWPETALPFFFNPTKELSQQIISFAKENRVPLIFGAPRVVIQGDEPKVFNSLFLLDKTGLIKGIYDKQRLVPFGEFIPFEKELPFLRTFAVASGDYSPGIASGPLALSAKEIFGPLICFESVFPDLARRQAKDGATILLVATNDAWFRTSAGPYQHFAQAVFRAVENRRYLVRVANTGISGLIDPFGHIIMATPLEKEASLCIKAEHLSFLSWYTKHGDVFAVLCSVLSLLAGLKYLGRRKK from the coding sequence ATGTGGGCGTATGGTCTTTCTATTTTAGCAGGAGTTTTGTTGTTTCTGGCTCATCCCAAAACTTCTTATTCGTTTCTGGCCTTTTTTGGGCTGGCCTTTGCGCTTGAAGCCCAGCGCCTTAACCCTAGGCGGTCTTTTTCTTTGGCATTCCTAACGGGCTTTTGCTACTTTTTTGGGCTTCTTTACTGGCTAACCGGCGTGATGACCGAGTTTGGCGGTCTTATGTTTCCTGCGGCCTTGGGTGTCCTAGCACTTCTTTGCGCGTATCTTTCCCTTTACTTAGCAGTTCCCCTCTGGCTTTCCCAAAAAATTGGCCTTCTGAGAGCATCTCCTTTAAATGCCATTTTTTTTGCCGCCTTGTTGACTGCATTCGAATTTTTAAGGGCCAAAGTCCCCATTGCCTTTCCCTGGGGGTATCTAGGGGCCACCCAGTACCAGAATCTATTTCTCCTTCAAATAGCTTCTTTAGGAGGAATTTACGCGGTTTCCTTTGTACTTTTTCTCTGTAACTACGGGGCCTTTGCGCTTCTTTCCCAGCAAAGGGCTATCCCTACTTTGGCTTTGGTGGCTTTGGTCCTTGTAGGGGCCTATGTTTATGGCGCAAGGGCCTTAGAGCAAAAAAGCTTACAAGGGACACCTCAGCGTATTGCCATAATCCAGGGAAATATCCCCCAAAACATCAAATGGGACCCGAAGTTTCAGCGAGAAACCGTGGCAAAATATCTCGCTTTGTCTCAAAAGGTCCTTAAAGAAAAGCCTGAAGTAATTATCTGGCCAGAAACAGCGCTTCCTTTTTTCTTTAACCCCACGAAGGAGCTAAGCCAGCAGATTATTTCCTTTGCCAAGGAAAACCGGGTTCCGTTGATTTTTGGGGCCCCGAGAGTGGTTATCCAGGGAGATGAGCCTAAGGTTTTTAACAGTTTGTTTTTGCTTGATAAAACCGGTTTAATCAAAGGGATTTATGACAAGCAGCGCTTAGTGCCTTTTGGAGAGTTCATTCCCTTTGAAAAAGAGCTTCCCTTTTTGCGTACTTTTGCCGTGGCATCAGGAGATTATTCCCCTGGTATTGCAAGTGGCCCGCTGGCGCTTTCTGCTAAAGAGATTTTTGGTCCACTAATCTGTTTTGAAAGCGTGTTTCCCGACCTTGCCCGCAGGCAGGCAAAAGATGGTGCTACGATTCTTCTAGTGGCCACAAACGACGCCTGGTTTCGCACAAGCGCCGGGCCTTACCAGCATTTTGCCCAGGCGGTTTTTCGGGCGGTGGAAAACAGGCGCTATCTGGTGCGCGTGGCCAACACCGGCATTAGCGGCTTGATAGACCCTTTTGGTCACATTATAATGGCAACTCCCCTTGAAAAAGAAGCAAGTCTTTGTATAAAAGCTGAGCATTTATCATTTTTGAGCTGGTATACTAAACATGGCGATGTTTTTGCTGTTTTATGTTCAGTTTTAAGCCTTTTGGCAGGCTTAAAATATTTGGGGAGGAGGAAAAAATGA
- the prfB gene encoding peptide chain release factor 2 (programmed frameshift) produces MALNPAEIKMELERLSERISSLRGVFDPEAKRKKLAEIEKELVKENFWERKEAKEILRERARIEELLASWESLEQEFEDLKILFELALEEDDEETLKEVRKKLKKLSAAIEDQEVKLFLSGPHDTSNAIVTIHAGAGGTEAQDWVEMLLRMYLRWAEKKGFKTKIIDILPGEEAGIKSVTFIVEGPYAYGHLKAEAGIHRLVRISPFDASGRRHTSFASVSVIPEIEEDIQVEIRPEDLKIETMRASGHGGQHVNKTESAVRITHLPTGIVVQCQNERSQHRNKAIAMAILKARLYELERRKKEEERQKLYGEKKEIAWGSQIRSYVLHPYRLIKDHRTGLEVGNVEAVLDGDLDRFIRAYHLDKARKDAYQPVS; encoded by the exons TTGGCCTTAAACCCTGCTGAGATAAAGATGGAACTTGAGCGGCTTTCTGAACGCATCTCTAGCCTAAGG GGTGTCTTTGATCCGGAAGCCAAGAGGAAAAAGCTCGCAGAAATTGAGAAGGAATTAGTCAAAGAGAATTTTTGGGAGCGCAAAGAAGCCAAAGAGATACTGCGAGAGCGGGCTCGCATTGAAGAGCTTCTGGCTTCCTGGGAAAGCCTGGAACAAGAGTTTGAAGACTTGAAAATCCTTTTTGAGCTTGCCCTTGAAGAAGACGACGAAGAAACCCTCAAAGAAGTCCGCAAAAAACTAAAAAAGCTTTCTGCGGCCATCGAGGATCAGGAGGTCAAACTTTTTCTTTCAGGCCCTCACGACACCTCCAATGCCATAGTCACCATTCATGCAGGAGCAGGAGGCACAGAGGCCCAAGATTGGGTGGAAATGCTTTTGCGTATGTATCTCCGTTGGGCAGAGAAAAAGGGCTTTAAAACCAAGATAATCGACATCCTTCCAGGAGAAGAAGCAGGCATTAAGTCTGTTACTTTTATTGTGGAAGGCCCTTATGCTTACGGGCACCTTAAAGCGGAAGCCGGGATACATCGTTTGGTGCGCATCTCGCCTTTTGATGCCAGTGGCAGGCGCCACACCTCTTTTGCTTCGGTTTCCGTGATCCCTGAAATCGAAGAAGATATCCAGGTAGAAATCAGACCAGAAGACCTCAAAATCGAAACCATGCGTGCCAGTGGCCATGGCGGCCAGCACGTTAATAAGACCGAAAGCGCGGTGCGCATTACCCATTTGCCCACAGGTATTGTAGTGCAGTGCCAAAACGAACGCTCTCAACACCGCAACAAGGCTATCGCCATGGCTATCCTTAAGGCTAGGCTTTACGAGCTTGAGCGGCGCAAAAAGGAAGAAGAACGCCAGAAGCTTTACGGCGAAAAGAAAGAAATTGCCTGGGGTAGCCAGATTCGTTCTTACGTACTGCATCCTTATCGCTTGATAAAAGACCATCGTACGGGTTTAGAAGTGGGTAATGTTGAGGCAGTGCTTGACGGTGATCTTGACCGCTTTATCCGCGCCTATCACCTTGATAAGGCCCGTAAAGACGCTTATCAGCCTGTTTCTTGA